From the Gemmatimonadota bacterium genome, the window CGCTCCGGATCTCCGCCTGGCTTCCGGACATGACCGTATGACCCACTGACAGGCCGAGCGGCGCGAGGATGTAGCGCTTCTCGCCGTCCGCGTAGTGCAGCAGCGCGATCCGCGCCGAACGGTTCGGATCGTACTCGATGGCATGGACCCTGGCCGGGACGCCGGTCTTGTCGCGCCGGAAATCGATGACGCGGTAGCGCCGCTTGTGGCCGCCGCCGCGGTGGCGGGCCGTCGTGCGTCCCAGGTTGTTCCGCCCGCCCGATTTCTTCAGGGGACGGACGAGGGAGGACTCCGGCGTTTCCTTCGTGATCTCCTTGAAGGAGGACACGGTCTTGAACCGCTGGCCGGGGGTCTTGGGTCTGAAGGTGCGTACTGCCATAACTTGTGTTCCTCTTCGGGCCGCACGCGGTCACGACCCGGCTCGGCCGGGCATGACCGGGGCGGACCCCGCGATCAGGTTCCCGTGTACAGGTCGATGATATCGCCGTCGGCGAGTTTTACGATGGCCTTCTTCCAGTCGGGTCTGCGTCCCTCGAAACGTCCGAGACGCTTAATCTTGCCCTTCATGCGGAGGGTGCGCACCGACTCGACCTGCACGTCGAAGATCTCTTCGATGGCCCGCTTGATTTCCAGTTTGTTCACGTCCCTGGCCACTTCGAACACGTACTTGTTCTGCTCTTCCTGAAGCACGTGGTTCTTCTCCGTCACCAGGGGGCGGGACACGATAGCCCGTGGGTCCTTCGTCATGATTTCAACGCCTCCTCCACCTGCTTCAGCCCCTCGCGCGTAAAGATGAGGCAGTCGCTGCGCAGTATCTCGT encodes:
- a CDS encoding 50S ribosomal protein L23 — its product is MTKDPRAIVSRPLVTEKNHVLQEEQNKYVFEVARDVNKLEIKRAIEEIFDVQVESVRTLRMKGKIKRLGRFEGRRPDWKKAIVKLADGDIIDLYTGT